The DNA region TTATGTTCTGGTATGAAACTGCTACTCCAACTCCAGCTCCACCTCTCATCgccacctcccagtaacaacgtTCAGTCAGACTCTCTCTGCTCAGGACCTGATTATAAACACTGAATCTGTCTGTATGATCAGGATAAGACTGTTGTTGGTCAGTTGATGTTACTTTTCTGTTTCCCTCAGATAATAACAGCTTCTTGTGTGCTGTGTTTGGATCCAGAGTGATTTCTTGAGAATATTTTAAGAATCCATCTCTGGTCTTTGGCTCTGGTTCAGACAGTAAAACATCAACTTCAGGAATTGCCTGTTCAATGTTTGTCAATTTGTCTCTCAGAGCGTCTTGTAGTttgtctctgagctctgacacagctgctgccacgtcctcaaagtgtctcagaggacggacaatgatgctggatgagtgtgtagactcactgagtgctggcagtgaggagtagttgaggagaaactggatgtgatcctctgtgtgtgagagctgctccagctcagcgtctttcctcttcagctcagtgatctcctgctccagcttctcctgaacatctttgactcgactcagttcagtttcctgctgggatctgatctgctgcttcacatcagagcttctttcctggaggagacggatcagctcagtgaagatcttctcactgtcctccactgctttatcagcagagacattgatggcctccacctcctgttgaagcagcttcacatctttctcttgGTCCTGGATTCTCTGATGGATTTGTTGTCGATTCTCCTGGAGCTCCTTCTGCTTCTCAgctctttctgctgcagctgggacTGTTTCATGTCCTTTATGTTCATCCATAGTGCAGAGATAACAGATACACTGCTGATCAGGACGACAGAAAATTTCCAACTCCCTATCATGACGAGAGCATTTGCTCTCCTGGAGGTTCTTGGAGGGATTCACCAGCTTGTGCTTTTTCAATGGTGGAGCATCATGGTGAGGTTGGAGATGATCCTCACAATAAGAAGCTAAACAGGTTAAACAGGACTTGACAGCTTTTATCTTCCTTCTGGTGCAGACATCGCAGGTCACATCATCAGGTCCAGCATAACAGTGGTCAGCTAGAGCAGCTCCCATCTTCTTCAGATATTTAATCAACTCTTCTATCATGGTGTTCTTCCTTAACCCAGGTCTCTGTCCAAACTTATCTCTGCACTGGGGACAGGTGTGAGTTCCACTCTGATCTTCTCCATCCCAGTGGTCTTTAATACAGTTGGTAcagtagctgtgtccacagGGAATAGTCACTGGATCCTTCAGTAGATCTGaacagatgaaacaaaacaacttatCTTGGTCTGGTTGATCGCTCCCCG from Xiphophorus maculatus strain JP 163 A chromosome 14, X_maculatus-5.0-male, whole genome shotgun sequence includes:
- the LOC102232837 gene encoding tripartite motif-containing protein 16-like, with protein sequence MAGSDQPDQDKLFCFICSDLLKDPVTIPCGHSYCTNCIKDHWDGEDQSGTHTCPQCRDKFGQRPGLRKNTMIEELIKYLKKMGAALADHCYAGPDDVTCDVCTRRKIKAVKSCLTCLASYCEDHLQPHHDAPPLKKHKLVNPSKNLQESKCSRHDRELEIFCRPDQQCICYLCTMDEHKGHETVPAAAERAEKQKELQENRQQIHQRIQDQEKDVKLLQQEVEAINVSADKAVEDSEKIFTELIRLLQERSSDVKQQIRSQQETELSRVKDVQEKLEQEITELKRKDAELEQLSHTEDHIQFLLNYSSLPALSESTHSSSIIVRPLRHFEDVAAAVSELRDKLQDALRDKLTNIEQAIPEVDVLLSEPEPKTRDGFLKYSQEITLDPNTAHKKLLLSEGNRKVTSTDQQQSYPDHTDRFSVYNQVLSRESLTERCYWEVAMRGGAGVGVAVSYQNINKAEPFGFNDKSWSLNCTTDGYTFHHNKVKTPVPGPVSSRIGVYLDHRAGILSFYSVSETMTLLHRVQTRFTQPLYAGVRPLFSKDSVEFIKLK